A window of Bacteroidota bacterium contains these coding sequences:
- a CDS encoding bifunctional oligoribonuclease/PAP phosphatase NrnA, which produces MLSPLELGRLKEVLRKKKDIVITTHLNPDGDAIGSSLGLYNFLLAKGHKVTVIPPNDYPEFLSWMEGCDKIIPYDKNVKKCAKLIASADIIFCLDYNALSRIDKMEEAVSTAKGFKILVDHHLFPQKFADINFSDTSACSTCQLIFELIDGIGEKDMLTKDISNCLYTGIMTDTGSFRFDATTADTHRIVAELLEAGAQKTFIHEQVYDTNSENRMKLLGHALAHKLTVLEDFKTAFISLSAEELERFHHQKGDTEGFVNYALSVNKVKFAAIFIERDDIVKISFRSKGNFDANTFARENFEGGGHFNAAGAHSDLSLDETLLKFVGLLPKYKAQLLSNESKPKS; this is translated from the coding sequence ATGCTCAGCCCGCTAGAATTAGGTAGATTAAAGGAAGTCCTTCGCAAGAAGAAAGATATTGTTATAACCACCCACCTCAATCCCGATGGAGATGCCATTGGTTCCTCATTAGGACTATATAATTTTTTGTTAGCCAAAGGACACAAAGTAACGGTTATCCCACCCAACGATTATCCCGAGTTTTTATCCTGGATGGAAGGCTGCGACAAAATAATTCCTTACGATAAGAATGTTAAGAAATGCGCCAAACTCATTGCTTCCGCAGATATTATTTTCTGCCTCGATTACAATGCCTTGTCGCGCATCGACAAAATGGAAGAAGCTGTTAGCACTGCAAAAGGCTTTAAAATACTGGTGGATCACCACCTCTTTCCACAAAAATTTGCCGATATTAATTTCTCCGATACAAGTGCCTGTTCCACCTGTCAACTCATCTTCGAACTAATCGATGGGATAGGAGAGAAGGACATGCTCACCAAAGATATCAGCAATTGCTTGTATACCGGCATCATGACCGACACCGGTTCATTTCGTTTCGATGCTACCACTGCCGATACACATCGCATAGTGGCAGAATTGCTAGAAGCCGGAGCCCAAAAAACATTCATTCACGAGCAAGTCTACGATACCAATTCCGAAAACCGGATGAAGCTGCTTGGTCATGCACTGGCTCATAAACTCACGGTTTTAGAGGATTTCAAAACGGCTTTTATCAGCCTAAGCGCCGAAGAACTGGAGCGCTTCCACCACCAAAAAGGCGATACCGAAGGCTTTGTTAACTATGCCCTCTCGGTTAATAAAGTAAAATTTGCAGCTATTTTTATTGAGCGCGACGACATCGTAAAAATATCATTCCGCTCCAAAGGTAATTTTGACGCGAACACATTTGCACGCGAAAATTTTGAAGGTGGCGGTCACTTTAATGCCGCAGGCGCGCATTCCGACTTATCACTAGATGAAACACTGCTTAAATTTGTAGGACTCCTGCCAAAATACAAAGCACAACTCCTCTCAAACGAATCAAAACCCAAATCCTAA
- a CDS encoding nucleoside-diphosphate kinase has product MSTNRTFTMIKPDATAKNYIGGILKMINDGGFKIIAMKYTQLSKDAAGKFYEVHKARPFYGELVDYMSSGPIVAAILEKDNAVADFRTLIGATNPKDAAEGTIRKIYAESIAANAVHGSDSDENAQIEGDFFFSKLERF; this is encoded by the coding sequence ATGTCAACAAATAGAACGTTTACAATGATTAAGCCTGACGCCACAGCAAAGAATTATATTGGCGGGATTTTAAAAATGATTAACGATGGTGGTTTTAAAATAATTGCCATGAAATACACGCAATTGAGTAAGGATGCGGCCGGTAAGTTTTATGAAGTGCACAAAGCCCGTCCTTTTTATGGGGAATTGGTGGATTACATGTCTTCGGGGCCAATTGTTGCTGCTATATTAGAGAAGGACAATGCAGTTGCTGATTTCAGAACTTTAATTGGTGCTACTAATCCTAAAGATGCTGCAGAGGGTACTATTCGTAAAATATATGCTGAATCGATTGCTGCTAATGCGGTGCATGGTTCGGATAGCGATGAGAATGCTCAGATTGAGGGTGATTTCTTTTTCTCGAAATTGGAGCGTTTTTAA
- a CDS encoding nuclear transport factor 2 family protein: MLSSETCKAIATRWMNAFNAHDIIELLNLYDESAVHYSPKLLERKPETKGLIKGKPELYTWWKDAFERLPTLSYKPTKFIAEADCIFMEYIRSVEGEKDLKVGEVLEIKNDRIIASRVYHG, translated from the coding sequence ATGCTCTCCTCCGAAACTTGTAAAGCCATTGCCACCCGCTGGATGAACGCATTTAATGCACACGATATAATAGAGCTCCTAAATCTCTACGACGAAAGTGCCGTGCACTACAGCCCCAAATTACTCGAGCGAAAACCCGAAACAAAAGGACTTATAAAAGGAAAACCCGAATTGTACACCTGGTGGAAAGATGCCTTTGAACGCCTGCCAACACTAAGCTACAAACCAACCAAATTTATTGCCGAAGCCGACTGTATTTTTATGGAATACATCCGCAGCGTCGAAGGCGAAAAAGACCTAAAAGTAGGAGAGGTGCTCGAAATAAAAAACGACCGCATCATAGCTTCCCGGGTATATCACGGATAA
- a CDS encoding aldo/keto reductase produces the protein MEYRRLGKSGLQVSALSLGSWLTFGKQIENKTAERLMDMAYDAGVNFYDNAEIYANGESEIVMGKILKKKKWERSSYLISSKVYFGYRGAKSKPNQRGLSRKHVIEGCNDALTRLQAEYIDLFFCHRPDKNTPMEETVWAMNDLIRQGKILYWGTSEWSGNELMEAFMVAQKYNLIPPTMEQPEYNMFQREKMEKEFIHLFTHHGLGTTIWSPLASGALTGKYSIKNKPKNTRLEMDGMEWLKKKVLIENHLEKAEKMKVLATKLGVSLPKLAIAWVLKNKHVSTAILGASKPEQLKETLTSLEVLPLLTDEVLLTIEGILNNKPRQAEF, from the coding sequence ATGGAATACAGAAGATTAGGTAAATCAGGATTACAAGTAAGTGCGCTCTCCTTAGGCAGTTGGCTGACATTTGGAAAGCAAATTGAGAATAAAACAGCCGAGCGATTAATGGACATGGCATACGATGCGGGTGTAAATTTTTATGACAATGCTGAAATTTATGCCAATGGAGAGAGCGAAATTGTAATGGGTAAAATATTAAAAAAGAAAAAATGGGAACGGAGCTCGTACCTTATTTCGAGCAAAGTTTATTTTGGATATCGCGGTGCTAAATCCAAACCGAATCAACGCGGATTGTCGCGAAAACATGTGATTGAAGGATGCAATGACGCATTAACCCGTTTACAAGCGGAATATATTGACTTGTTTTTTTGTCACCGACCGGATAAGAATACGCCTATGGAGGAAACGGTATGGGCCATGAATGACTTGATACGACAAGGAAAAATATTGTATTGGGGAACTTCGGAATGGAGTGGTAATGAATTGATGGAAGCCTTTATGGTGGCTCAAAAATATAATTTGATTCCCCCCACTATGGAACAGCCTGAATACAATATGTTTCAGCGGGAGAAAATGGAGAAAGAATTCATTCATTTATTTACGCATCATGGCTTGGGCACCACCATTTGGAGTCCGCTTGCATCGGGGGCTTTGACCGGAAAATACAGTATTAAAAATAAGCCTAAGAATACGCGGCTTGAAATGGATGGCATGGAGTGGCTTAAGAAAAAGGTGTTGATTGAAAACCACTTGGAAAAGGCTGAAAAAATGAAAGTGTTGGCCACTAAATTGGGGGTATCACTTCCCAAACTAGCAATTGCATGGGTTTTAAAAAACAAGCATGTGAGTACGGCAATTTTGGGAGCTTCAAAACCTGAGCAATTGAAGGAAACGCTTACCTCGTTAGAAGTATTGCCCTTGTTGACAGATGAAGTGCTTTTGACAATTGAAGGGATTTTGAATAATAAGCCAAGGCAGGCGGAGTTTTAA
- the idi gene encoding isopentenyl-diphosphate Delta-isomerase → MLSNHVILVDVNDCEQGTMDKVEAHLKGELHRAFSIFILNSKNELLLQKRSELKYHSKGKWSNSCCSHPRPFESLETAVHRRLQEEMGFDCTLEFKFSFHYKTELENDLIEHEIDHVYVGYSDCLPVIDTHEVSEWRYATIPAIAAEIENNSAAFSVWFPIAFNALKKYL, encoded by the coding sequence ATGCTCAGCAACCACGTTATACTTGTTGATGTTAATGACTGTGAACAAGGAACAATGGATAAAGTGGAAGCGCATCTTAAAGGTGAATTGCACCGTGCTTTTTCTATCTTCATCTTAAATTCAAAGAACGAACTTTTATTACAAAAGCGTTCGGAATTAAAATACCATTCAAAAGGCAAATGGTCAAATAGCTGTTGCAGTCATCCACGCCCATTCGAAAGCTTAGAAACAGCAGTTCACCGTAGGTTGCAAGAGGAAATGGGATTTGATTGTACACTGGAATTTAAATTCTCCTTTCATTATAAAACCGAATTAGAAAACGATTTAATTGAACATGAAATTGACCATGTGTATGTTGGTTATAGTGATTGTTTGCCGGTAATTGATACACACGAAGTTAGTGAATGGCGCTATGCCACCATACCAGCCATTGCTGCTGAAATTGAAAACAATAGTGCTGCTTTTTCTGTTTGGTTTCCAATTGCTTTTAATGCATTAAAGAAATACCTTTAG
- a CDS encoding rhomboid family intramembrane serine protease: protein MSLSASEKSKRFHTWFFPISFVFLLWIVKLVEEVFHIELFTFGLYPREIKGITGVFMAPLLHADFGHLFSNTVPLLVLGAGLFYFYRQIGYKAFFSIYLITGLWVWVSARPSYHIGASGVVYGLASFLFFSGLIRGHKYLMAFSLFVVFLYGSLIWGVLPLQIGISWESHLMGAAAGLLCSFYFRKIGLQKEEFVWEEDTNEEDENAPWQNPDEEPQKIDETSPNPIAINYIFKEKGD, encoded by the coding sequence ATGAGTTTATCTGCCTCCGAAAAAAGCAAACGATTTCACACCTGGTTCTTTCCAATCAGCTTTGTGTTCTTGCTTTGGATTGTGAAATTAGTTGAAGAGGTGTTTCATATCGAGCTCTTTACCTTCGGACTTTACCCCCGCGAAATTAAAGGTATTACCGGCGTTTTTATGGCGCCATTATTACATGCCGATTTTGGGCACTTGTTTTCTAATACGGTGCCACTGCTTGTGCTTGGTGCCGGACTTTTTTATTTCTACCGCCAAATCGGGTACAAAGCTTTCTTTTCTATTTACCTCATAACAGGTTTATGGGTATGGGTTTCTGCCCGCCCAAGCTATCACATCGGTGCAAGTGGTGTGGTGTATGGCTTGGCTTCCTTTCTCTTTTTTAGCGGATTAATAAGAGGACATAAATACCTTATGGCATTTTCTCTTTTCGTTGTGTTCCTTTATGGAAGCCTCATTTGGGGAGTACTACCTTTACAAATAGGCATTTCTTGGGAAAGTCACCTAATGGGAGCCGCAGCAGGATTATTGTGCAGCTTTTACTTTCGTAAGATAGGTTTACAAAAAGAAGAATTCGTTTGGGAAGAAGATACCAATGAAGAAGATGAAAACGCTCCTTGGCAAAATCCGGATGAAGAACCCCAAAAAATTGATGAAACTTCCCCAAATCCAATTGCTATTAACTACATCTTTAAAGAAAAAGGAGATTAA